A window of Candidatus Hydrogenedentota bacterium genomic DNA:
CGCGCGCCAGTCCTGCGCGTTTGCGCATGCCGCCTGAAAGTTCATCGGGCATTTGGTAGAGGGCATGTTCCAAACCGACCAAGCTCAATTTAAGGCGTACTAACGGCGGGATGAGTTCTTTGGCAATATTTCCGAATTCGTGCATGGGCATGGCAACGTTATCGCCAACTGTCATGGAATTAAATAAGCCGCTCGACTGGAAGGCGATGCCAATGGAGTGCTGCATCTCACTTAGGCTTTCTTCGTCCATGTCCACGATATTGGTGCCATGGAAGAGGATTTCGCCGGAGGTTGGTTTCAACAAGCCGCACATTTGTTTGAGCAAGGTGCTTTTGCCGCAGCCGCTCCCGCCGATGATCATGAATATCTCGCCTCGGCGCACATTAAAAGAGACATCATCCAGGATTTTTGTGGTCCCGTAGTGTGCAACCAAATGTTTAACTTCTATCAACACGTCATTCATGGTCGGGCCTTTAAGATCCGCTGTTAATTGAGAACATAATAAAAAATGGTGGCGAAAATAATATCAATACAAATCAAGGAAAAGATGTCCATCACCACGGCGCGTGTTGTCATCAGTCCCACGCCGCGGGAGCCGCCTTTGACACGCAAGCCGTTATGACAACCGATCATGACAATTGCAATGGCAAAAAAGAAGGTCTTCAGCATCCCTTGGAAGAGGTCATCCATATAGGTTGATTCCAAGGTTTGGGCATACCAAATGGACGGGCGAAATTCGAGGACGAAAATGCCCCATACAGCACCGCCCAAGATGCCTGAAATAAGACCGAGTACAGATAAGCAAGGCAGAACGACAATTAACGCCAAAAGCTTAGGCGTCACCAAGTACTGGGCCACGTTTAAGCCCATTCCGCGCAAGGCGTCAATTTCTTCTTGTACGGTCATGGTCGCGAGTTCCGCGGCGATGGCGGCGCCAGTTCGTGCGGACACGACAATGGCGGTCACGACGGCGGCAAGTTCTCTCGCAAAACCGATGACGATGAGGGTCGCCACATAAATCTGCAGCCCAAAGGCTTCCACTTGTTTGGCGGACAGCATGGCGATAATCAAACCCATGAGAAAATTCATGAGACACACGATCTTAACGGCCCGTACACCCATTTCGTGAATTTCGTCGACAAAAGCATTGAATCGGAAGCCTTTCCCTTCAAAAGGCGCGATGAGCGTCCAATACAGGGCGTCGATGGACAATTCCACAAATTCTAAAAATTCGCTTCCTACGGCGACAAGCCCATCACTCAGGGATTCCCAAGGACTTTTTTTCTTTTTAGGCAAAGGGGGGGACGCCTGAAGGGTGGGGGAGATAATGCCCATGAAATCGGCTACGGCTTGGGTCTCGCCCTGCCAGTCCATGCGCGCTTCACGGTCTCTCGCAAAATCGGCAATTTTCAATAACCATGCGGAACCGATGGAGTCCATTTCTCGGGTTGAAGACAAATCCAAGCTGAGTTGGTCGACGGCGTCATGCCAAGAGGCGTTAACGGTCTCATAGAGTTGTGCACCTGAATGTTGATCCAAGCTTTCCGGACATTTGATCAGAAGCTGCCGCATTAGTTCGTCTCACTCATATCTTCTGCCATTGCTAAAAATTCTGCTTCGGACAGAACGGTTACACCCAGTTGGGTCGCTTTGTCTAGTTTTGATCCTGCTTTTTCGCCGGCAATCAAAAAGTCCGTTTTCCGGCTGATTGAACTGCTCACTTTAGCGCCCAGCATGCGCAGCCGATTTTGGATTTCATCACGAGTCCCCGATACGAGGGCACCGGTGACGACAAAAGTTTTACCGGCCATAAGAGGATGCAAGCTTTGATGTTTCGCTTGCTCCATGATAAAGGATAGACCCGCTTGACGCAACAACTCCATATGCTCAAGATTTTCCGGCACTTCGAAAAAGTCGATGATGCTCGCAGCGACGATATCTCCGATATCGTCTACGCTTGTCAGATCCTCTTGTGATGCCTTCATAATCGCGTCGATCGACATAAAGTGGGCACAGAGGGATTGCGCTGTTCGTGCTCCTACATGTCGGATGCCGAGACCGAGCAATAAACGATCGGGCGTCCGTGTCCGTGAGGCGTCGATGGCGTCTAATAAATTGCGAGCGGACTTTTCGCCCATGCGTTCCAACGCCATCAAGGCATCGTATTGCAGCGTGTAGAGGTCGGAGGCTTTTGTCGCCAATCCTTTTTCAACGAGCTGATTCACGAGCGCCGGACCAAGGCCATCAATATCCATGGCGGCGCGGCTGGCGAAGTAGGTTAATTTCTCTTTGATTTGTGCAGGGCAGGATACATTTAGGCATCGGTAAAAAACGCCTTCAGGATCTTTGTGCACCTTACTTCCGCAGGCAGGACATTGATCAGGCGGCGATACAGGCGCTGTGTTTTGTGGTCGTTCCTCGGGGATAGAACGCAAGACCTGCGGGATGATTTCGCCCGCCTTTTGCAGCTCTACCGTATCGCCGGGCCGCAAGTCTTTTCGGATAATTTCGTCAAAGTTGTGAAGGGATGCACGCTTGACGAAGGTTCCCGCGAGGGAGGTGGCTTCGAGAATGGCGACCGGTGTGAGGGCTCCCGATTTGCCCACGCTTATTTCTATTTCAAGGAGCGTCGTCCGTGCAACGGCTGCAGGGAATTTGTAGGCAATGATCCATCGCGGCGCTTTTGCTGTGCTTCCCAAGATGACCCGCTGATCCAGATCATTGACTTTTACCACAATACCATCAATTTCATAGTCCAGTTCATGCCGTTTCTCTTGCCATAGATTACAAAAGTCGATGACCTCTTCAATGGTCGGGCAAAAGCGGTGGTGTTCGTTGACGGGCAAACCCAGATCACGGAGTGCTTTTAAAATCTCGTCGTGTTTTTTGAGCAGAGGCAAGCCTTCCACAATATCATAGAAAAAAGCGGATAGGCGCCGCCGTGCCACTTCTTTCGGATCTAAAAGCTTGAGCGTTCCCGCCGTGGTGTTTCTGGGGTTGCGGAAAGCTTCCAGTCCTTCTTCTTCCCGTTCACGGTTGATACGGTCGAGTTCGGAAATGGTCATATAAATTTCGCCGCGCAGTTCAATTGTCTCAGGAGCAGCGTCGGTCTGCGCGGGAAAGAGTTCTTCGTCTTTGTTGTCGGTTTTGACCTGCCGCAGTTGCAAGGGGATGGAAGGGATGGTGCGTGCATTGGCAGTCACATCATCGCCACGTATGCCGTCGCCCCGAGTTGCTGCCCGTGTGAGGAGTCTGTGTTCATAGCGGAGGCTTGCGGAGACGCCGTCAATTTTTAATTCTGCCACATACCGAGGAACAGCGCCGTTGAGTGTGCGGCGCAGACGTGCATCAAAATTGCGAAGTTCATTTTCGTTGTAGGTGTTATCAATGGAGCGCATGGGCACGGTGTGCGTGACTGTTTCGAAGCCTTGGGTCGGGGAGCCGCCCACACGTTGGGTGGGCGATGCAAGGCTAATAAGTTCAGGATGAGCCTGTTCCAGTGCGATCAGTTCTTGGAGAAGGGCATCAAATTCTTGGTCGGAAATAGAAGGTTCCGCCAATACATAATAGCGGTGGTTGTGTGCTTCAATTTCTTGACACAACAGATGATGTTTTTGATGCAGCGCATCCTTGGCAGTCTTCTTTTCAGCGATCAAGAGCCGGTCTCCCTTTGTTTGGAAGTATAATTTTGTAACACACCCTCAATTCATGGCAGTATGTAGACTTCAAATGTATTGTAACCCAATCGCTATGTTACCATTAGCACGGCTATGATTAAAATTATACACAACCGAGTGTTGCCCCATTGTGTCCTGCTTTTGAAAATTCGTGAACAGATGCGTGTTAACGCAATAGAAAAGAAACGGACTGTTGTACCATGGTAGACCTTGCAAAAATTACGAGTCTTGCCGGCTGGCCTGAAATTCGGAAAAGTATAGAAAACCTTTTTTCAGATATATTGCAGATTCCCGCTTATCAAACAGCCGAGCTCAATGTCCGTTTCCTTGAGGAAAACGATGTGCGCGGAGGCAGCCGGCGCCAGATTGTTTTTCCCATCTCTGATGTAGAGCTGGTTACGGGCTGGCTTTTCACACCGGACGGGAAAAAGGACTGTCCCTGTATTCTTTGTTGCCATCATGAAAGTACCAACGGCAAAGATGAGGCGGCCGGGCTGGAGGGTAGTGCGCAATTGGCTTTTGCGCAGCACTACGCAGAACTGGGCTATATGACCTTGGCGATCGATGTGCTTACCGTCGGCAAGCGCTCCATCAACAAACGGGAAGCCTTTGATACGGAAGGCTTTTATAAAACTCACAAAAAGATGTCTTTTGCCGGGAAAATGGTCTTGGATCACCGCCGCGCTTTAGATGTCTTTTCCGAGATCAAGCGTGCAGATCCTTCTCGTATCGGCGTGGTCGGTCATGGATTAGGCGGATTGAACGCGCTGCTTCTTGCTGCCTGCGACGACCGTGTGCAGGCTTGTGTGGCGAGCTGCGGTTTTACACGCTTTTCAACCGACAAAGTCGTGGGGACATGGCCCGGCATGGAGCAGCTGCTGCTGTATCCTAAAATCAAAAAGTTTGTCGAGGCGGAAGATGTTCCTTTTGATTGGGAACATATTTTGGCATTGGCTGCGCCGACGCCCGTGCAAATCATTACATCCGTATCTAAATCCTTGCACAACAATCCGAAAAGCTGCCAAAAAGCGATCTCCACCGCCGCCAAGATCTATAAGCTCTTGGGCGCACCCGGTGCCATAGATCACTATACCCATCACGATGGACACGCTGT
This region includes:
- a CDS encoding ATP-binding cassette domain-containing protein, whose amino-acid sequence is MNDVLIEVKHLVAHYGTTKILDDVSFNVRRGEIFMIIGGSGCGKSTLLKQMCGLLKPTSGEILFHGTNIVDMDEESLSEMQHSIGIAFQSSGLFNSMTVGDNVAMPMHEFGNIAKELIPPLVRLKLSLVGLEHALYQMPDELSGGMRKRAGLAR
- a CDS encoding ABC transporter permease → MRQLLIKCPESLDQHSGAQLYETVNASWHDAVDQLSLDLSSTREMDSIGSAWLLKIADFARDREARMDWQGETQAVADFMGIISPTLQASPPLPKKKKSPWESLSDGLVAVGSEFLEFVELSIDALYWTLIAPFEGKGFRFNAFVDEIHEMGVRAVKIVCLMNFLMGLIIAMLSAKQVEAFGLQIYVATLIVIGFARELAAVVTAIVVSARTGAAIAAELATMTVQEEIDALRGMGLNVAQYLVTPKLLALIVVLPCLSVLGLISGILGGAVWGIFVLEFRPSIWYAQTLESTYMDDLFQGMLKTFFFAIAIVMIGCHNGLRVKGGSRGVGLMTTRAVVMDIFSLICIDIIFATIFYYVLN
- the ligA gene encoding NAD-dependent DNA ligase LigA; this translates as MHQKHHLLCQEIEAHNHRYYVLAEPSISDQEFDALLQELIALEQAHPELISLASPTQRVGGSPTQGFETVTHTVPMRSIDNTYNENELRNFDARLRRTLNGAVPRYVAELKIDGVSASLRYEHRLLTRAATRGDGIRGDDVTANARTIPSIPLQLRQVKTDNKDEELFPAQTDAAPETIELRGEIYMTISELDRINREREEEGLEAFRNPRNTTAGTLKLLDPKEVARRRLSAFFYDIVEGLPLLKKHDEILKALRDLGLPVNEHHRFCPTIEEVIDFCNLWQEKRHELDYEIDGIVVKVNDLDQRVILGSTAKAPRWIIAYKFPAAVARTTLLEIEISVGKSGALTPVAILEATSLAGTFVKRASLHNFDEIIRKDLRPGDTVELQKAGEIIPQVLRSIPEERPQNTAPVSPPDQCPACGSKVHKDPEGVFYRCLNVSCPAQIKEKLTYFASRAAMDIDGLGPALVNQLVEKGLATKASDLYTLQYDALMALERMGEKSARNLLDAIDASRTRTPDRLLLGLGIRHVGARTAQSLCAHFMSIDAIMKASQEDLTSVDDIGDIVAASIIDFFEVPENLEHMELLRQAGLSFIMEQAKHQSLHPLMAGKTFVVTGALVSGTRDEIQNRLRMLGAKVSSSISRKTDFLIAGEKAGSKLDKATQLGVTVLSEAEFLAMAEDMSETN